The sequence below is a genomic window from Patescibacteria group bacterium.
TTACAGAAGCATACCCTTCTAAATAATCACTCGCTTCGCTATCAGTCTTTTTTTTACCTTCATCTATTATTTGAATGTTAAATTTTGGTTTTTCTGAATTCATAAATCCTTTAATTTTTCAGCCTATATTATCTTATTTTTTATTGGGCGAAAACGCTCGGTCTTATTCTACCGGCGACTTTAGTCGCCGTTCAACCGCCACTAAAGTGGCGGTTAGGAAATTGAGAAGGCGTTTTCGCCCTTCCATATTTCATAATTCAGATCTCAGCTATCAGAATTCATCCCACCACCACCACAAACTCCCCTTTTGTCACCCCCTTTTCCAGTTCAGCCAAAACCTCAGCAATGCTCCCCCGATAAACTGTTTCAAATTTCTTGGTCAATTCACGACAAACCACAACATGCTTATCCAAACCCATTTCTTTTAACTTATTCAAAGTCTTCAAAATCCTGTGTGTTGACTCGTAAAAAACAGAAGTGAATTTATTATTAATGATTTCTTTTAAAATTGTTTCCTTGCCTTTTTTATGAGGTAAGAATCCATAAAAGACAAATTTATCAGTTGGCAAGCCAGAAATTGATAAGGCAGAAATTGCAGCATTTGCGCCTGGGATTGGTTCAATTTTTAGTTCTGGAATTTCTTTAAGCACCAATTCAATCAGCTTATTCCCCGGGTCAGAAATTCCTGGCGTACCAGCGTCAGAAACTAAAGCCAGATCTTTGCCTTGTTTAAGCAAATCAATTATCTGATTAACCTTAGCCAAGCCAGAATGCTGAAAATAAGAAATTGTTGGAGTTTTAATCCCGTATTTGTCCAAAAGTATTTTAGTTGTACGCGTATCTTCGCACAAAACAAAATCAACTTCCTTAAGTATTCTTAAGGCTCTTAAACTAATATCTTCCAAATTCCCGATCGGAGTAGCGACAATATATAATTTCATACAGGGTAGTCAATTGTTATTTTACCAGCCTTATAATCCTCAACTCGTTTTAAAAATTTTTCTCCGTCAATTAATTCCAAACCAAGCTCTTTTAATATTGCCAGCAAATTTGGTTCATGCAATTCACTGTCATCTTTATCTGCCAAAAATTCCACTTCTAATAAGTAGGCAAAATTTTCAATATGCTGCAAGCAAAGGCAATAATCATAATCCCTAAATTTATAGATAAATTCCTGCTTATGCTTCAAGGTTTTCGGCTGTTTTTCTAAAGGCAAAAAATCAAGTACTTGTTTTAAATGCTCTAAATGTTCCATTGAAGCCAACGGGATTTTAATCTCTTTACGGCAAATTTTAGTCACCAGACCCTTTTTACAGACAAGCTCAATTGTTTTGTCAGAATTGCGTAATCTGATGTCTGTTTTATCCGCATCAGCTTTATAAAATTCCGTGGTAATGCTTTCCGTATTAAATAGCTTGAATTTTTCATTGCTATTTAAATAATCATTCAGCTGGTCATATTTTGCCTTATCAAAGACTGATTTTAGCTCAATTTCATAGAAATTTTCGGGTTT
It includes:
- the rsmI gene encoding 16S rRNA (cytidine(1402)-2'-O)-methyltransferase; protein product: MKLYIVATPIGNLEDISLRALRILKEVDFVLCEDTRTTKILLDKYGIKTPTISYFQHSGLAKVNQIIDLLKQGKDLALVSDAGTPGISDPGNKLIELVLKEIPELKIEPIPGANAAISALSISGLPTDKFVFYGFLPHKKGKETILKEIINNKFTSVFYESTHRILKTLNKLKEMGLDKHVVVCRELTKKFETVYRGSIAEVLAELEKGVTKGEFVVVVG